A genomic stretch from Helianthus annuus cultivar XRQ/B chromosome 1, HanXRQr2.0-SUNRISE, whole genome shotgun sequence includes:
- the LOC110878794 gene encoding protein FAR1-RELATED SEQUENCE 1, whose product MSSLCHDPTPTRRAQSTCQQEAVACNDETEGLSVDVDKQQTISEDDVEKTELPAQGELNTCESDKNQEPCEGMLFESDEAARTFYDDYAGRVGFVTRVLSSRKSERDGTIISRGLGCRGDIENHKKETVTVKKKNKGRENCAAMILVKRQKPGNWVVRKFIKEHNHPLRVSVLQRRPLFDEKDKRIQELSAELRVKKRLTASYREQLLAIMKDVDGHNEYLSSKVEIVRNNLKKLEANILQGSDTDQLPYVR is encoded by the exons ATGTcttccttatgtcatgatccaacACCTACTCGAAGAGCACAATCGACCTGTCAGCAAGAAGCGGTTGCTTGTAACGATGAAACCGAAGGGCTATCCGTGGATG tGGATAAACAACAAACTATATCGGAGGATGACGTTGAAAAGACAGAGCTACCTGCGCAAGGGGAACTAAATACGTGTGAATCTGACAAAAATCAAGAACCATGTGAGGGTATGCTGTTTGAATCAGACGAAGCAGCAAGAACGTTTTACGATGATTACGCAGGGCGGGTTGGTTTCGTTACCCGTGTTTTATCTTCCCGTAAGTCAGAGAGAGACGGAACGATTATTTCTCGCGGACTTGGATGTAGAGGGGATATAGAAAATCACAAAAAGGAGACCGTTACGGTTAAGAAAAAGAATAAGGGTAGAGAAAATTGTGCGGCAATGATTTTAGTTAAGCGACAGAAACCCGGGAATTGGGTTGTCAGGAAATTTATAAAGGAACACAACCATCCACTTCGTGTTTCGGTTTTGCAGAGACGACCCCTGTTT GATGAGAAAGACAAGAGAATTCAGGAACTAAGTGCTGAATTGCGTGTAAAGAAGCGGTTAACTGCATCGTATCGGGAACAACTTCTTGCTATAATGAAAGATGTTGATGGGCACAACGAATATCTATCTTCAAAAGTTGAAATTGTACGTAATAATTTAAAAAAGCTTGAAGCAAACATCCTCCAGGGTTCAGATACAGACCAACTGCCGTATGTGAG GTAA
- the LOC110878805 gene encoding protein FAR1-RELATED SEQUENCE 5: MDFEVDDDVNSEVLLTSADMEIRKVDEDGMVGCSVEAMFQNNHDIKIDQDESERGVFPLDGAHTVNNSILVEEPYVGQEFDSEAAAHAFYNAYATRVGFVIRVSKLSRSRRDGTAIGRALVCNKEGFRTPDKREKIVRQRAETRVGCRAMVLVRKVSSGKWMITKFVKEHTHPLTPGKGRKDLIYDQYPNEHDKIRELSQQLAIEKRRSAAYKRHLEMIFEHIEEHNQSLSKKIQNVVNNVTEMESKEIEARR; this comes from the exons A TGGATTTTGAGGTTGACGATGATGTCAACAGTGAGGTGTTATTGACTTCTGCTGACATGGAAATCAGAAAAGTAGATGAAGACGGTATGGTAGGGTGTTCCGTCGAAGCCATGTTTCAAAACAACCACGATATTAAAATTGATCAAGACGAATCAGAAAGAGGCGTGTTTCCATTAGACGGGGCCCATACAGTCAATAACTCGATTCTTGTCGAAGAACCGTATGTTGGGCAGGAATTTGATTCTGAAGCAGCAGCACATGCGTTTTACAATGCGTATGCTACACGGGTCGGGTTTGTTATACGTGTGAGCAAGTTATCTAGATCAAGACGTGATGGGACCGCCATTGGACGGGCTCTTGTTTGCAATAAAGAGGGTTTTAGGACACCTGACAAACGCGAAAAGATTGTCAGACAACGAGCGGAAACACGGGTTGGTTGTAGAGCAATGGTTTTAGTTAGGAAAGTAAGCTCGGGAAAATGGATGATAACAAAATTTGTCAAAGAGCATACTCATCCGTTGACACCTGGAAAGGGCCGTAAGGATTTGATATATGACCAATATCCG AATGAGCATGATAAGATCCGGGAGTTATCACAACAGCTAGCAATCGAGAAAAGAAGATCAGCAGCGTATAAAAGACATCTGGAAATGATTTTCGAGCATATTGAAGAACACAATCAATCCTTGTCGAAAAAGATTCAAAATGTTGTAAACAACGTGACTGAGATGGAATCCAAAGAGATTGAAGCGCGTAGATAG